A window of Canis lupus baileyi chromosome 3, mCanLup2.hap1, whole genome shotgun sequence genomic DNA:
CGAGAGCCTGGGTCTCTGCAGGGAAGGATCTTGGGCCAGAGGAGAACTCTGCCCATGGCACTGGGGGGTGGGCTGGGAAAGGGGGTGCTTGCAGCGTGGGCCGTGGAGGGCCCCTCAGCCCGGACGGGTCGGAGGGAGTTTGCGCACGGTCCAGACCGGTCCCACTGACCTCCAGTCTCCCCGCAGATCTGTAATGGACTTGTCCAGACCACGGGCTGGCCCTCGGTGGTGACCTGCGTTGGCAACTGGTTCGGGAAGGGGAAGTGAgtgtgaggagggggaggagcggGAGGTGCCCCGGGAGGGCTGTGGGTACCAGGAGGCCACGGGCGGCCTTGTGTATAATTTCAGGGTGAAAGGTTAGAGACTTGTTTCCGTCTTGCTGATTTTCACGTTTAGTTGAATGTTTTAGTGACTGAAAGGCATTGCTGGTTTTCTCATTGATCAGGTTTTAAGCACAAGACAGGCCACCTTAGTTCTGCTTCTTCCTCATAACAGACGAATTTCCATTTTGcaggaagacaaaaatgaagccaataaaactttattattattattttttaaagattgtatttatttattcatgagagacacagagaaaggcagagacacaggcagagggagaagcaggctccacacagggagcccgatgtgggactcgatcccaggaccccaggatcatgccctgggcccaaggcaggcgctcaaccactgagccacccaggtgtccctaaaactttataataaatattattattttgtacttGAACTGGCTTCTGtgcaaaaaatgaataaatacataagagtTGATTTCGAGCAGGAGTTTCTCTGGCTCAGCCCtgctgacatttggggctggatcatTCTGCGTCGTGCAGTTATCTTACACATCACAGGATGTTTAGCATCGtctacccaccagatgccacTAGCAGACCTGGAGCTGGGACAGTTTAGAATCTCCAGACATTTTCTGGCTCCCCTGGAGGCAGAGTGGCCCTGGTCGAGGACCAGTGCTGTAGGGTAGCAGCCGTGGgaccagaggggagagagggtggAGGCTGGACATCCTCAGGGTAGGGAGAGCTGCATGTGGAAGCCCCATGGGAGCTGCCCAAGCTGCTGGCTGaggggagcaggaccccaggccTTGCTGTCACCTGCTTGATGCCAGACAagccctccccttcctcccccacggTTGTCTTTGGGCTTAGAGGCTGGAGGCAACCAGCTTTTTGTACTTGGCTGGGGCAGTTGTGATGAACCGTGTGCttctcttttgacttttttttccctccttttttcccctttccttccctgtcctccctCCAGGCGGGGGCTCATCATGGGCATCTGGAACTCCCACACATCCGTAGGCAACATCCTGGGTTCCCTGATCGCTGGCGTCTGGGTGAATGAGCAGTGGGGCCTGTCGTTTGTGGTGCCCGGCATCATCACCGCTGCCATGGGCATCCTCACCTTCCTCTTTCTCATCGAATGTGAGTggaccccctcccccttctctttccaGGGTCTGAGAGAAGGCAGCTGGCTCTAGGGGGAGGATTATAGGTCATGGGGCTGGAGGACCCATGTATGGCCTGGGACAAACAGTGTCTCCGGGcctcagttctttcttttttttaaagaagattttatttatttattcatgggagacacagagagagacacacacacacagagggagaagcaggctccctgcgggaagcccgatgcgggactcgatcccaggatcacggcctgagccaaaggcagacgcacaaccactgaaccacccaggtgcccctgggcctcagttttctcatttgtaaaagaagAGCCTCTACCTTCTGGGGTTGGTTGCGGTCTCAGCAAGACGTGCAGTTAGGACGCCTGGCCCATCGCTGTGCCTGGCCAGTGCTGGCTGGCTCTGCAGGCGAGCAGGGGGAGGTGACCGAGACGGGACACCCCTCATCTGCCGTCCTCTTCCACATCCCCACGGCCCTCAGAGATGCCCAGCCCGGCAGTGTGGCCACTTTGTGGGCAGAGAAAGTCCACAAGGTAGTAGTGACGCCGGTGGTTGTTCGGGAGCCGGGCCCAGAAGGTGTCTGCGGAGCCCGGGTTCCAGGCTCCCTTGTGCTGGGAAGTAGACTGGCCATTAACTTGGGGGCAGGGGTTCTGGCCTGCTGGGAAGCTTCTTAGAAGGTTGTTTATTTTCAGACCCAGAAGACGTGGACTGCACGCCCCCTCAGCACCACACAAGTGTGAGCCCCCCCAGCCCGACCCCTGCCCTGCTACTCCATCCACGGGGGCTGGTCCCGGAGAGGACTCGGGAGTTGGAGAAGGGCCCGTGCACCAGGCCCTTGGCTTGGCTCCCCTATATCCTGGCTGGGCCCGAAGGACGTTAGTTCAGACAGGAGGGGGCGCGTACCTCTTCCAGCTCAGGAGCCCCTACCTCTTGCACGGGTCGTGCCTCCAGTTGGTTGGAGGTGGCACCTGGACGTGCCCGCAGCACGGGCTCATCTCTGTTCAGGGTGGGCTGGAAGAGAATCAGGACCCCGAGGACCTTGGGAACAGTCCCAAGGAGAGCAGCCTGGAGAGCGCCGCCAGGGGCTCCAAGGAGCCAAGCGCCCAGCCTGCTGCCATCAGCTTCCTTGGGGCGCTCCGGATCCCGGTGAGAAGTTTGTGGGGGCAGGCAAGGGAGAGGCTCTCTAGATTTCTCTGCTGGATGCCGGGAGATGGTAGGGGAGGCTCAGGGTGGTCTACGGCTTCCAGAATTTCTTTATAGGAGGTACTTCGGGTGAGTGGCCAGCTGGGGGAGGTAACGTGGGAGGCTTGTGTTGACCAAGCATTTGAATGTAGGCACCTTGCTCTTACTGAGATTGGCGAGGTCCTGGAGGTGGGTCTGTGTGGTAGGCGGTGGCAGTGCTGGGGGTGCTGAGCACCCCCTGGGACTACCTCGGGGCCTCGGGCCACCTGCACGCCTTTCCCTCAcaccctctgccctgctctgcaGGGTGTGGTCGAGTTCTCCTTGTGTCTGCTCTTCGCCAAGCTGGTCAGTTATACCTTCCTCTACTGGCTGCCCCTCTACATCTTCAATGTGGGTGAGTACAAGGGAGGTGAGGTCACCTCTGGTGGGGAGAGGAAACCTGTCATGTGATGCATGGGATCCCAGAATATAGTCAGGATGCCTGCTGAACCTCTCCTGGGGCAAAGGGAGACTTCTTTTTTGGTAGTTGGAAGTTAGCCCCTGGCAGTTAGACCTCATGGACCCTGATTCCAGCCACCTTTCTTCTGCTGGACCAGAGTTGGGAGTTAGGAACTCAAAGTTTTGTTCTGTAATCCTTCCTAACTCCTTCTCTAGTCTTGAGGGCAGGCGCACCCACCTCCAGCCTGCCGAGGCTCATAGATGAGTGGGATTGGTTGGTGCTTGGAAGGTCTGCCTTTGAATGCTTCCCCCAACCCCAGGAAGAGGGCCTGGTGAGCCTCCGCACGGCCTGAAGCCTGGTAGCGAACACTGCTTTCCTGTCAAGGGGCTGCCTCCGGGGATTGATGCCTTGTGCCTGGGTGGGAGGCACGGCCCTCCTTCGGGGCCTgcactcccctgcccctgccctcagagCTCCCGCAGGGCCCAGGCCCTCCACCCCAGGGTGAGCTGCTCCCTCCAAGCCCTGTGGGAGGGCCAAAGCTTTGCGTGCACTGTACTTGCTCTGAACAGGATGCCATGGAGATTACTCAAGGCCAAATCCCAGCCCAGAACTTGCCCAACAGCCCCATCACAGGGCCTCTCTCAAAGATAAAGGGAGCACGCCAGGGAAGCTCTGTGGACACTAGGACTCTTTGTTTTGTGGCCTTGGTGCTGGCTTCAGAGTATGAGTCAACCTTGAGGGTTAGGCTACAGTTCAAGCTTCTGGATATTCCTTTTTCGAATCCTAGGACAAGGCCTGGGACCTGAGGTCCCCATGTGCCTGTGAGTCTCCTTCCTGGCTTTGTTTATTAGCAGAGACTTCAAATGGGTGTGGAGGCTCCTGGTGGAGGCCTcctgagcagagcagagcaggagcGGGGCTGGTGGGGCTGCGGCTCAGTGAGAATAGTCATGACTCCAGGGCAAAGGTGGCCCAGTGGGACAGGGTTCTCCTGGGCCAGCCCCCATGTTTTCAGGGGAAGGCTTTTCTGAGAGGTTAGAGCCAACCTGCAAGGGGAGAAGGAAGTACAGGATGGGGTGTGGGGAAGAGAGGGTGTCCGGTTCCAAACTGCTGCAAATTTACTTATGACCCTGGCAGATGACTTCCCCATGGTCCTTACTCCTTCCTCTGAAAATGGAGGCAGTGGGACTGGATCAGGTGCTCTGTAGCGGTGTTGCTGGCTGTGGCACTCCACGACGTTTGCTCCGAGCCCCCAGGTCTGACCACATATTTGTGTTTTCCACAGCTCACTTTAGTGCCAAAGAGGCTGGGGACCTGTCCACCCTCTTCGATGTTGGTGGCATCATAGGTGAGGCCCTGCCCTAATCTGCCTTAGGCTCTATTCCCCTTTTCCCTTGTAAGGGTGCAGAAGGAAGGGACGGGTCCAATGTGACACGACCTGGGCAGATGACATCAGAGGAAAAAGTGCTCCTGCCTGGCTGGGTAGCCCTAAGAAAGTTCGCCCTTGTGTTTGATCTTCCCATAAAGCAATGGGTGTGGGGAGGGCTTCAGAGAGAAGAGCTCTGCTAGTTCTGGGTGCCCATGCCCAGGCTAGTGTTGGGTAGAGCGATGGGGCAAAGCTTGGGGTGCCACGCTAGTGGGAGGCTGTGGTCACCTCTGGAGCAGCAGCGCGTGAACCGGTTTGTGTTCTAGGCGGCATCATGGCGGGACTCATCTCCGACTACACCAATGGCAGGGCCACCACCTGCTGCGTCATGCTAATCTTGGCTGCCCCCATGGTAGGTACAACCTCAAGAGCAAAATGCACATGCTCGAACATACCTGTGCAGGCTGTGGAAATGCATGCACACCTGGGCACCTGTGCAcacgcctgtgtgtgtgtgtgtatgtgtgtgtgtccatccCTGTGCTTGCTGGGGGCAGAGAAGCCAAGGGAGGCACAGGAAAGAGATTCAGACTGAGAATTTTGGGAAGGGATTAGCAAGGATCTGGCCTTGGTGGAGACGGAGCAGACCAGCTGCTAAACTTCCTGGccaagaaaagaataagaaattaagGTTAGATATTAGATAAGGTTAGATATGAGAAATAAAGGTTAGATATTCTCCTTTTTGAGAAATAGGAAACGATAGATGACCACATCTTAGACCCTCCATCTCCAGGACAATTAAAGACCAAGAGGTCTGGgtttgggaaggaaaaggagtAAGGTGACCTCTGGAGTTCCCCGGCCAGACTTCTAGGCTCCAGTCTAAGCCAGGTGGCCAATGGGGAGGCCTGGGTGTgactctgtgtctccctctttctctcccagaTGTTCCTGTATAACTCCGTGGGCCAGAAGGGGATAACCAACTCCGTAGGTGAGGGGCGGCTGCCCGTCCTGCTGGCACACAGGAAGCCCACTGCCTTAGGGGCCCCCCTGGAAGCTGGTTTGGGGGTGACGGTGGGAGGCTCGGGGAAGTGGAGGTTTTCAGCCTGACGCCCGGTGGGGGGGTCTCACCTGCTTCGGGGCGGGGGCTGGCAGTGGCCCATCACCCCTAACCAGCTGTCCCTGTTACTGCCTCAGTAATGCTGATCATCTGTGGGGCCCTGGTCAATGGCCCTTACGCGCTCATCACCACCGCCGTCTCTGCTGACCTGGTAAGTGGGCCGCCTCCCTGGGGCCAACCTGGGGGATGACTCTGGGGGCTTGGTCAGGGCCTGGGGTCTCCAGGCCCGcatccctcccccctccctggtGCACAGAGATCCTGGCACCTGAGACCCTCAAAGTCATCAGCACTGgcccccctcctttcctctccactCCAAGCCCCTGCTGCTGCCTTTCCCCAAGTCAGCCCCCCAGTCCTGGTGCTGcctctccacctgggcctccccactCCGCTGTCTCTCCCTAGGGAACTCACCAGAGCCTGAAGGGCAATGCAAAGGCACTCTCCACTGTCACGGCCATCATCGACGGCACTGGGTCCATAGGTCTGTGACTCCCACTCTTGGCTCCTGGCAGCTGAGCCCTGAACCCTGTCTTGAGCGCACTCCTTGGAATGCTGCCCCCGGGTGGCAGGCAGGTTGGGGCCCCTTGCTGGGTGCCCTTCTCTGATGTTGTGTTCTGCGCAGGTGCGGCTCTGGGGCCTCTGCTGGCTGGGCTGATCTCCCCCACAGGCTGGAACAATGTCTTCTACATGCTCATCTCTGCCGACATTCTGGCCTGCCTGGTACGGGTTCTCGGGGGTACACAGATGGGCACCGGTGGGGGTCAGTGTCCTGTCCTGCCAGGCCGGATCCCCGGAGGTGCAGAGCATTGGCCACAAGGGCCTATGGGACAGTGAGATCACCTGCCCTACACTCAGAACCACATTCCCCAAGGGGAACCCTGCCAGATGAGACTCTGTGCCCACgaccttccttcctcccagccccctgCTCACCTAGCACTGGGGACTCCCCATGCATTCAGTGCTAATatggccctcccctccccctgtgcctCGGATTCCCCGCAGCTCCTCTGCCGGTTGGTGTACAAAGAGATCCTAGCCTGGAAGTCATTCCTGAACAGAGACAGAGGGTGAGTCCTCCCGACTGCGGTAGTCTCTCCTCCCCGACCTCTCTTCTTATGGGAGTTCAAACCAGCGCTCAGTTGCTCGGGGCCCAGTCTGAGCCCACCCACAGCCCAGACTGAGGCTGGACCCTGGGGCTGCTCCATGCCCCTCCATCCCCACTCTCGGCCCTGCTAATGTGTCCTCTGTTGTCCCCATGTGTCTCCATAGCTCTAGTCTGGCCCTAACCCACCCGCGGTAGTATTTTCCTCAAGTCCCATGACTTTTGTGAGTATTTCCTTCAAGTCCGTGGCTAAGGTGCCATTCGAGTGGGGCCTGCATGCAAATCCTCTCTCCTCCATGTGATTTTTCCaactttctctttccccttggGGGCCAGCTCCAAGACTCTCCATCCCAGCAGAGCATGGTGCTTGGGAAGTGTTTCCTAAGGAGCTTGAGCTGCCAACTGGGCTTGGCAGACTCTTCTCCTTAGGGAGGGAGCGGCAGGGCCTTGGCTGTACCCCGAGGACAGAGGCAGGACCCAGGGACATCGTTTTCCCTCTGAACTCGGGCTCTGAGCCCTACATGCCTCCTAAAAGTTCACAAACTGACATCATCTGGCCTGTCTGCCTGGGGTGTACAGAAAATGGCAACTAGAATCAAAGCCTTTGGGATAAGATTGAAATCAAGCCTCGGTGGCTGGCCTGGTGTGTTCTGTCTATTGCCCGGTGGTGGCGGGTGTGGAGGCCGCACGTAGAGGCCAAGGCAGAGCCAGCAAGAGGCTGGGCTGCGTGCTGGTGTGGAGGGCAGGCTCTCGCTGGCCTTCCCGCTCTCCTTCTGAGCAGGCCGTTCTGGCTGAGGAGCTGGCCGGAGCCGTGGACCTGGCCCTGGATGGTAAATGTGTGGAAGGCGCCCCTGGGCTCAGGGTGACCAGCCCCACATCTGGGGAAGCACTTTCCCTTCAAGATGTTGTCTTCCAGGTTCTCTGGGAGAAAAACCGAGGGCGGGAGGCAGTAGCCCAGCTCCATCCTGCCTGCCCTGGTGGGGACAACGGGGACCTCCTCCACCTGCCCTCCTGGGCCAGGCTTGAGGGGAGACTGGGAGGGCCCAGAgagcagcaggaaggagggatGAACATTTAGTGGGCATCTGCTCCCCCTGGAATGGAGTCTGACTTCAGACCCGGCTGCTTACCTCTCAGCAACCTCCAGAGGTCGGTTCTGTCCTCTAGCGATGAGAGAATGGAGGCTCAGAACTCATGCAATGTGCCTGAGGCCTTCAGCAGAGcctgaatttgaacccaggtgtgTGGGGGCTGGCTTTTCTCTGCACTGCTGCCACCCTGAGCTGGGCCTCCGAGGGAGGCCGGtgtgtggggagcagaggagctCATGCTAGGGCAGAGGGAACCAGGAGTCCCTGGGCAATCCTGACGTCCCTGCTCACTTTCATGTATCAGACCGTGGGCACGCCCTCTGAGCCTCCATAGCCTTCTGTGTATGGCAGGGGGGCACTCACCCCTAAGTCCCTGACAAGGTGATCTGAGGCTGAGACGAGATGGGATCTGTGATTCTGCTTTGTAAAACTGTCAGAGGCGACACCAGCTTTGCAAGGTTCTCATGGTCATCTTGGCTTGCTGTTTGCAGCTGAGGGGATGAAAGGGAGCCCTCAGTGATAGAGAACAGGGGTGAGAGGCAATTACTAAGGGGCCCTATAAACCTGCCTTCCCTGGCCCCACCATGGGGGCAGGAGCTTAGTCTGTGTCTCACTTTCTCTTCCCCCACCTTTCCCCCTTCCTGCAGGTATAAAGAAATATGAAGTCCTGATTGAAGGAGAAGCCTGGAGGACCTCAGTCAATTCCCCAAGTGCTTCCCCGACCCCACCGCCTCACAGGGGAGCGGGGGCAAGACCACGGAAACCACCCCCAAGGACTGTGGCAGCCTCTTGACCTGACACCAgccagcccggggtgggggggactgccAACACGAGGACTGCAGGGCTCGTGGCCCAGGACTCTGGAAGCTGTGGGCAGAAGGGATGGGGAGCAGAGCTTGAGTGGTGTCTCCAGCTTGGTAAGGGGAGGGTAGGCTCAGATCTTGCTTGTTCAGATTCCAAGAGGGAAGGCAGAGGCCTGACCTGGCCGAGGCCTGGCAAGGGCGTGTCTCTCCTTCCCGTGTTAAATCTGAACCTCAGCAATCGGCCTGTGTGTAGGGGCGGATTTCTGACCCTATTTCAGAGCTGCCCAGCCTCGCTCCCTTCCTTTGTCCACGTGCCGGTTTTCTCATGTATTTCCCCACGTTGGAACCCCTTCTCCCCTGCACTGGGTCCTGTTCTTGACTCCTGACCCGAGTCGATTAAAGTGTTGTTGCTGTATCCTCCAGGGCCAGGACTCGGGAGAGGCAAGGGGGACAAGGCAGGGAGGCATCGCTCTTGGGCTTGGGGCTGGGCCACCCTGGACAGCGAGGGCCTCCGTTGCCCCAGGCTCAGTCCCAGCCCTTGGTGTCCCCAGGGTGAGGTGGGGGACACGTGTCAGGGCAGtgccgggggcggggtggggggcatgaCTAAATCCCCAGCGTGTGGGGCAGGGATGGTGGCAGGGGCCTGCCAGTGATGACGACGAGTGCTCGCCGCCCGCTAGCCCCGCTCcaggagtggaggggcagagggcgcgGTGGGACGATGCCCTGAGCACCCACACCAGGGTGATGGCCCGAGCAGGGAGGCGGCCCGGAGCTGCCTCTTGTCCCCCGTGCTCCTGAGCACTTCTGCCTCCCCGAATCCTGGAGCGCTGCAGGCCGGGCTGGCCCTGGCCCTCctctccgccgccgccgccagcacAGTCCGGAGTCCGCTGGCCAGCCGTGCCCGGTGCTGGGTGTCCCGGGACCGCTCGGCCCCCCGCTGCGGCTGTCACAGCCGGCACTCCCTGCGGAGGTGCTCGGGACAACACTGATGATCTGATGATCGGGGGTGGTGGCCCAAGCGGGAGCTGAGCCCTCGCGGCCGGGCATGAACTGGGACACCAGGGCCGGGGCCGCACTCACGGGGGTGCACACGGCCACGGTGACCGCTGTAAGCCTCCGGCTGCCTGACACCCACTCTGACGTCAGGGACCCCTAGGTCCtcgggtgccccccaccccgcccaccccgGGCCGGGGCTACAGTGCCCAGCCTTACATCCAGCCCAGCGTTCTTGGAACCTTCTTTCAGGGCAGAGGCATCTGCGCGGCTCACTGAGGGAAGCCACTAGATGGTGCCATCGTCCCCCGCAGAGCCCAGCGTGGGCCACGCAGTCCTGCCAGCAGAGACAGGGCCGGGTGCTGTGTTCTCCAActttcagctctctctctctctctctctctctctctctctctctctctcctctctcggCTGCTTCGGGTCAGGGTAGGCTGGCAGgagacctcctcctcctcctccctagcCTCCCCCACTGGCCGGCCTGAAGCCTGTGTCCTGGCCAGGAGGACAGTCCTAAGGGGACCCACCTCCGAGGACGAGATGggctgcagggacacctgcagaCAGTATTAAgtctccctccccgcccctgcgGAGCCTGCCTGGGGGAGGGATAAGACGGAAATTCTGAACAATAGGCGAGAAACActggagatgggggggggggctgagagGCATCACCATCCCTCCTCCAGCCTGAAGGAGGGGGGCAGGCCGGAGGGTGATCCCAGGGCAGTTGGTTTGCTGGATCCCCCAGGGCAGTTAGTTTGCTGGGAATGAATGAACGAGAAAGGCGTCAGAAGGGAGAATGAATGGACCGGGCAGGCAgtgtgatgggggaggggggtgcctggAAGAGGGAGGACGTTAAAAGGAAGGCTGAGCAAGCCCCTACAGTGCAGCATGGGGACCCGAAAAGCAGCAGGATGTGCCCGGCCTGGCTAGGGGGCCGGGGGTAAGCCTGGCATGGGGGGTCAGCCCCAGGTCCCAGAATCAAGGCCTCGGGCCGCAGGTGGGAGtttgggggaaagagagaaggtggAAGAGCCCCAGCCCTGCCGTCTGCCCCTCCGCACTGGTCTCTCAGGTCCCGGGTTCCCTGCCCACCTCAGCTCTGGGCACTGACTGTTCCCCGGAAGCCTGCTACCTGCCTTCTCTCCGGGCCTCAGCGCTCACTTGGGGCTAATGCAGGAGCATTACGTTAATTagttattcatttaatttaactTCACATTTGGTCTCAATTAAGCTTAAAGTGTTCTTCCTTATAGATGTTACAATAGCACTTGTAATTAAAAAGCAATAACTCTTTGCATTTCTCCTTTAGAGAGCCATTGGGAGGCTGGGGTGGTGTGCGGTTGccgtgggggggcagggaggcaagAAGTAATGAGAAGAAAGGGAACCCTTGGCACTCTGAGGCTTTTGGCAGGACTGAGGTTGGGGGAAGGAGACTCAACACatcatgggggtggggtgggggccctggggaCCGGAGGGTGCTCCTGGAGATAAAGGGGCAGGCCCTGGATATAAAGCAGCAAGGTGGGCAGAGAACGgaaggtggagggtgggaggaatCAAACCTTAGGCATGGGGGGTGGGCCATATAGTCTCCAGTAGGCAGAACAGCACCCGCCCACACCCCCTgcaagatgtccacatcctaattctCAGGACCCATGAATATGTTAACTGCAGATGGGACTAGGACCGTGAGATGAGGAGGCCATCCTGGGTTCTCAGGGTGGGCCCACTGTGATCACGAGGCTCCTTATAAGCCACAGGGGGAGGCAAGAGTGTTCGTTGTCAGGTTAGAAGATGGGGCTCTGAGGACAGAAGGGGACGCTGGCCGAGGAATGTGCAGCTTCTAGAAActagaaagggaaaggaaatgggaTTCCCCTCCAGATCCTCCCAAAGCTTTATATGAGCCTCGTGAAACCTacttcagacttctgacctccaaaactgtaagatagGAAACCTGTACTGTTCTAAGCCACTAAGTTGCGGTACTTTGTACTACAGCAATAGGATGTTATTACCTGTTCCCCAGTGTAAAGCTGGGGCGATATCCATTTGGAGACAGACAAGCCAAAGAAACCcccaaagagggcagccccagtgttGCAGCGTTtgagcgccgcctgcagcccagggcgtgatcctggagaccctggatcgagtcccacgtcgggctccctgcatggagcctgcttctccctctgcctgtgtctctgcctctctctctctctctgtgactgtatgaataaatatataaaatctttaaaaaaaaaaaaaaaggatacccccaaagatgaaaagaaaaaaggtggcgGGGCTGTCTATGGAGCATCTGGGACCAGCGTAAATACCAGCTGTGTAACCACCCGAGTTCTCTGAAGGCTGGACCGTGCCACATGCGCATCCTGTACTGTACCCAACACAAtgggaggaaaaccagaaaaagaaactttctcaTTCTGTTTGTGGTGTTGGGTCCTGATTTTTATCCCTGCTGTCATTTCTTAGGTCCCAGGAAACTGAGACAAGAGGGTGTGTGTTGGGAGCTGGaaactttttttcccttgagtAAACGGCAACCACCAACAATGGTCTGCTAGAAACCGAgatcaagaaacaaaaacctGCTTGGTTTGTAGCTTCGATTCTTCCACTGGCACCTCTGAAAACCAACCCAAGTATCCAACATTCCAGGTGGACAGCatttaagagagggagggacGTCTATGTATGTCCTGGAAAACTCAACCTATGGGCTGCTCCACTGTCTCTCAGCCCGTGAGGAGCCAAAGTCCAACAGGCAAAGGCCCACCAAAAACACAAGGTGGATGAGTGCCGTTCTCAGGTCCTGTGTGGCTTTTAACTGCTTTCTCTCTCGGACTCCTGCCCAATCctctttctgggttttctgttagACTCAGCTGAGCCTTTTTGGTATTTCTGTCAACTAGATTTGCGTTGCTTGACCTTGgtccctcatttttctttctttttattttatggagcAACATAGTATAATATAAAGTATGTAAAAGATTAGACTGGAGCCAAACCACCTTGACTTCAAACCCTGGCTCCTATTTAACCCTGAGCTGAGTGACCCCACCACTCTGTACCTGGTCCCCATCCAGGACATGGGGATATTAAGAGCACTGACTTCATAAGGGTTGCTTATGAggatcatttaatatttacaaagcatTTACAGAAATGCTTAGCACGtttgataaatataataaaaattgcaATTTCAGCCTGTGAGGAATAGAATATTTCCAAGTATTGGGATGGAAATAGAGATTAAAGATTGAATcctatgaactaaaaaaaaatcccttcccaGCCTGAGTTCCTGCACTTCTGTGAGGATGACTCCCACATCTGGAAACTAGTTCCTATGTAACAATAGCCAAATACTTAAAAGTTTAAGCCAAGAAGttatgatgaaatatttttattcatactaCAGATGCTAATCAGAAATTCTACAATggaagttttatgtttttaaagacatGGGTTAGGGAAACGATGAGATCAATAGCTATAAAATACTATTAACTAATGTAGAAACAACGAGTTGTTTGTGAGCAAAAaatgatctttattattatttgaggAGTGAAATGTCAGGAATCCTGATGTCAGGTTTGAGCCCCACTAGTAACCAGGGAAGTTTTAACATCCCTTCCTCtctttgcctgtttctcttccgTAAAATAATTGCAGCAGGTTTCTGTacgctttgaaaaaaaaatcaaagtaaaataaaaatgcttcagcTGAAGCAACAGTGAGATAGAGTTGACAGAAGAGTTTATGTCTTAGAGAACAGAACAAGAAGTCAAGAAGTGGATTCCCT
This region includes:
- the SLC37A2 gene encoding glucose-6-phosphate exchanger SLC37A2 isoform X5, with product MSRKPISVVKSRLHQNCSELIKPTNDSHSINDTTWCDWAPFDRNNYKELLGAVDNAFLVAYAIGMFISGIFGERLPLRYYLSAGMLLSGLFTSLFGLGYFWNIHMLWYFVLIQICNGLVQTTGWPSVVTCVGNWFGKGKRGLIMGIWNSHTSVGNILGSLIAGVWVNEQWGLSFVVPGIITAAMGILTFLFLIEYPEDVDCTPPQHHTSGGLEENQDPEDLGNSPKESSLESAARGSKEPSAQPAAISFLGALRIPGVVEFSLCLLFAKLVSYTFLYWLPLYIFNVAHFSAKEAGDLSTLFDVGGIIGGIMAGLISDYTNGRATTCCVMLILAAPMMFLYNSVGQKGITNSVVMLIICGALVNGPYALITTAVSADLGTHQSLKGNAKALSTVTAIIDGTGSIGAALGPLLAGLISPTGWNNVFYMLISADILACLLLCRLVYKEILAWKSFLNRDRGSSLALTHPR
- the SLC37A2 gene encoding glucose-6-phosphate exchanger SLC37A2 isoform X2; its protein translation is MTHLPSWVSGFLLEVGSELGVRAALESHRFRGFILLLTFFIYTCYHMSRKPISVVKSRLHQNCSELIKPTNDSHSINDTTWCDWAPFDRNNYKELLGAVDNAFLVAYAIGMFISGIFGERLPLRYYLSAGMLLSGLFTSLFGLGYFWNIHMLWYFVLIQICNGLVQTTGWPSVVTCVGNWFGKGKRGLIMGIWNSHTSVGNILGSLIAGVWVNEQWGLSFVVPGIITAAMGILTFLFLIEYPEDVDCTPPQHHTSGGLEENQDPEDLGNSPKESSLESAARGSKEPSAQPAAISFLGALRIPGVVEFSLCLLFAKLVSYTFLYWLPLYIFNVAHFSAKEAGDLSTLFDVGGIIGGIMAGLISDYTNGRATTCCVMLILAAPMMFLYNSVGQKGITNSVVMLIICGALVNGPYALITTAVSADLGTHQSLKGNAKALSTVTAIIDGTGSIGAALGPLLAGLISPTGWNNVFYMLISADILACLLLCRLVYKEILAWKSFLNRDRGYKEI
- the SLC37A2 gene encoding glucose-6-phosphate exchanger SLC37A2 isoform X3, whose protein sequence is MRSALAPGVWFLRTFSRDSWFRGFILLLTFFIYTCYHMSRKPISVVKSRLHQNCSELIKPTNDSHSINDTTWCDWAPFDRNNYKELLGAVDNAFLVAYAIGMFISGIFGERLPLRYYLSAGMLLSGLFTSLFGLGYFWNIHMLWYFVLIQICNGLVQTTGWPSVVTCVGNWFGKGKRGLIMGIWNSHTSVGNILGSLIAGVWVNEQWGLSFVVPGIITAAMGILTFLFLIEYPEDVDCTPPQHHTSGGLEENQDPEDLGNSPKESSLESAARGSKEPSAQPAAISFLGALRIPGVVEFSLCLLFAKLVSYTFLYWLPLYIFNVAHFSAKEAGDLSTLFDVGGIIGGIMAGLISDYTNGRATTCCVMLILAAPMMFLYNSVGQKGITNSVVMLIICGALVNGPYALITTAVSADLGTHQSLKGNAKALSTVTAIIDGTGSIGAALGPLLAGLISPTGWNNVFYMLISADILACLLLCRLVYKEILAWKSFLNRDRGSSLALTHPR
- the SLC37A2 gene encoding glucose-6-phosphate exchanger SLC37A2 isoform X4 translates to MGGQSPWGGGRFRGFILLLTFFIYTCYHMSRKPISVVKSRLHQNCSELIKPTNDSHSINDTTWCDWAPFDRNNYKELLGAVDNAFLVAYAIGMFISGIFGERLPLRYYLSAGMLLSGLFTSLFGLGYFWNIHMLWYFVLIQICNGLVQTTGWPSVVTCVGNWFGKGKRGLIMGIWNSHTSVGNILGSLIAGVWVNEQWGLSFVVPGIITAAMGILTFLFLIEYPEDVDCTPPQHHTSGGLEENQDPEDLGNSPKESSLESAARGSKEPSAQPAAISFLGALRIPGVVEFSLCLLFAKLVSYTFLYWLPLYIFNVAHFSAKEAGDLSTLFDVGGIIGGIMAGLISDYTNGRATTCCVMLILAAPMMFLYNSVGQKGITNSVVMLIICGALVNGPYALITTAVSADLGTHQSLKGNAKALSTVTAIIDGTGSIGAALGPLLAGLISPTGWNNVFYMLISADILACLLLCRLVYKEILAWKSFLNRDRGSSLALTHPR